From Betaproteobacteria bacterium, the proteins below share one genomic window:
- a CDS encoding fumarate hydratase yields the protein MTTITQEDLIGSVADALQFISYYHPKDFVQALGAAYAREQSPAAKDAIGQILTNSRMCAEGRRPVCQDTGIVVVFLKIGMNVRWNATMSVTDMVNEGVRRGYMDENNKLRASIVADPIGARKNTRDNTPAVVHMEVVPGDTVEVTVAAKGGGSENKAKFTMLNPSDSIADWVLSVVPQMGAGWCPPGMLGIGVGGTAEKAMVLAKEALMESIDMHELKARGPKNKLEELRIELYDKVNALGIGAQGLGGLTTVLDVKIRDYPTHAASLPVAIIPNCAATRHAHFVLDGSGPAKLEAPSLSDWPDVQWKASDSARRVNLATVTKEEAAAWKPGETLLLNGKILTGRDAAHKRIADLFARGESLPAGVDFRNRFIYYVGPVDPVRDEVVGPAGPTTATRMDKFTDMMLEKTGLTGMIGKAERGPKGIEAIKKHRAVYLMAVGGAAYLVSKAIKSARVVAFQDLGMEAIYELEVKDMPVTVAVDSNGASVHDTGPAEWRAKIGKIPVVTA from the coding sequence ATGACTACGATTACCCAGGAAGATTTGATCGGCAGCGTCGCTGATGCACTTCAATTCATCTCGTACTACCATCCGAAGGATTTCGTCCAGGCGCTTGGCGCTGCCTATGCGCGCGAGCAATCGCCGGCCGCCAAGGATGCCATCGGGCAAATCCTGACCAACTCGCGCATGTGCGCGGAGGGCCGCCGCCCTGTGTGCCAGGACACGGGAATCGTCGTGGTGTTCCTGAAGATTGGCATGAACGTGCGCTGGAATGCCACGATGAGCGTGACCGATATGGTCAACGAAGGCGTGCGCCGGGGCTACATGGACGAGAACAACAAACTGCGGGCTTCCATCGTCGCGGACCCCATCGGCGCTCGCAAGAACACGCGCGACAACACGCCGGCGGTAGTGCACATGGAAGTGGTGCCCGGCGATACCGTCGAAGTCACGGTGGCCGCCAAGGGTGGCGGTTCCGAGAATAAGGCCAAGTTCACCATGTTGAATCCCTCGGACAGCATCGCCGATTGGGTATTGAGCGTGGTGCCGCAGATGGGAGCGGGCTGGTGTCCCCCCGGCATGCTGGGCATTGGCGTGGGCGGCACGGCGGAAAAAGCCATGGTGCTCGCCAAGGAAGCGTTGATGGAATCCATCGACATGCACGAACTGAAGGCGCGCGGGCCCAAGAACAAGCTGGAGGAACTGCGCATCGAGTTGTACGACAAGGTGAACGCGCTGGGCATCGGTGCTCAAGGCCTGGGCGGTTTGACCACGGTGCTGGACGTGAAGATCAGGGACTATCCTACGCACGCCGCCTCGCTCCCAGTGGCCATCATTCCAAATTGCGCCGCGACGCGGCACGCCCACTTCGTACTGGACGGCAGCGGCCCCGCCAAGCTGGAAGCGCCGAGCTTGAGCGACTGGCCCGACGTGCAGTGGAAGGCAAGCGATTCGGCGCGCCGGGTGAATCTGGCCACCGTGACCAAGGAAGAGGCGGCGGCTTGGAAGCCCGGTGAAACGCTGCTGCTGAATGGCAAGATCTTGACGGGCCGCGATGCCGCCCATAAGCGGATCGCCGATTTGTTCGCGCGCGGCGAGAGCTTGCCAGCGGGGGTGGATTTCCGCAACCGCTTCATCTATTACGTGGGGCCCGTGGATCCCGTGCGTGACGAGGTGGTGGGCCCGGCGGGACCGACCACCGCCACGCGCATGGACAAGTTCACGGACATGATGCTGGAGAAGACCGGATTGACCGGCATGATCGGCAAGGCCGAGCGCGGCCCCAAGGGCATCGAAGCCATCAAGAAACACCGGGCTGTCTATCTCATGGCGGTGGGCGGCGCGGCCTATCTGGTGTCGAAGGCCATCAAATCCGCGCGCGTGGTGGCTTTCCAGGATCTGGGCATGGAAGCCATCTACGAATTAGAAGTCAAGGACATGCCGGTTACCGTCGCCGTGGATTCCAATGGGGCCTCGGTGCATGACACTGGCCCCGCGGAATGGCGCGCGAAGATCGGCAAGATCCCAGTAGTCACTGCGTGA